A single Desulfovibrio piger DNA region contains:
- a CDS encoding ABC transporter ATP-binding protein, whose translation METGNRDDVLALEDVRCHFPVRQGMLGEVRHLRAVDGVDLVLRPGQSLGLVGESGCGKSTLGRLACGLQRPTGGRVLFRGEPLPPAGAGSMAAGRIQMVFQDPFSSLDPRCPVGTSVEESLLAGKRPARKERRERVRDMFATVGLAGLERRYPHEFSGGQRQRIAVARALMTHPDLIVCDEPVSALDASVQAQILNLLRQVQEDFGPAYLFISHDLAVVGFMCPRILVMYLGRFVEEGPRERLLREPAHPYTRALLASVPSFEDLRDGKSPVRAPRQNIRGELPSPLDPPSGCRFHPRCPQATERCREEAPSWKELEPGWRVRCHLYA comes from the coding sequence ATGGAGACCGGGAACAGGGACGATGTGCTGGCGCTGGAGGATGTGCGCTGCCACTTTCCGGTGCGCCAGGGCATGCTGGGCGAAGTGCGCCATCTGCGGGCCGTGGACGGGGTGGACCTTGTCCTGCGGCCCGGCCAGAGCCTCGGGCTGGTGGGCGAATCCGGCTGCGGCAAGTCCACGCTGGGGCGCCTGGCCTGCGGCCTGCAGCGTCCTACCGGCGGCCGTGTCCTGTTCAGGGGCGAGCCGCTGCCGCCTGCCGGCGCGGGCAGCATGGCGGCCGGACGCATCCAGATGGTCTTTCAGGACCCGTTCTCTTCCCTCGATCCCCGCTGCCCCGTGGGGACCTCGGTGGAGGAGAGCCTGCTTGCCGGGAAGCGCCCGGCCCGCAAGGAACGCCGGGAGCGGGTGCGGGACATGTTCGCCACCGTGGGCCTGGCCGGCCTGGAGCGCCGTTACCCGCACGAGTTCTCCGGCGGCCAGCGGCAGCGCATCGCCGTGGCCCGGGCGCTCATGACCCATCCCGATCTCATCGTCTGCGACGAGCCGGTCTCGGCGCTGGATGCCTCGGTGCAGGCGCAGATCCTCAACCTGCTGCGGCAGGTGCAGGAGGACTTCGGCCCCGCCTATCTGTTCATTTCCCACGATCTAGCCGTGGTGGGCTTCATGTGTCCCCGCATCCTGGTCATGTATCTGGGCCGCTTCGTGGAAGAGGGCCCGCGCGAGCGTCTGCTCCGGGAGCCCGCCCATCCCTATACCCGCGCCCTGCTGGCCTCGGTGCCTTCCTTCGAGGATCTGCGTGACGGCAAAAGCCCGGTGCGCGCCCCCCGGCAGAACATCCGGGGCGAGCTGCCGAGCCCGCTGGATCCGCCGTCGGGCTGCCGCTTCCATCCCCGCTGCCCGCAGGCCACGGAACGCTGCCGCGAGGAAGCGCCGTCGTGGAAGGAGCTGGAGCCGGGCTGGCGGGTCCGCTGCCATCTGTATGCGTGA
- the speA gene encoding biosynthetic arginine decarboxylase translates to MAKNRALQQWRVEDSIELYGIRNWGAGFFTVSDEGDVVVCPQGPKGPQISIPEVISGLRERGYDMPVLLRVENILDSRIASLHESFRKAIKNLNYQGEYRGVFPIKVNQQQQVVEKIAQFGARYHHGLEVGSKAELIAAVSLMRDTEACIICNGYKDEEFIDLGLQAQRLGLNLFFVLEMPGELDVLLSRSRELGIRPHIGVRAKLSVKASGHWTDSGGERSTFGLSPAQIVDVVDKLKACDMLDCFRLLHYHLGSQVSNIRDIRTGVMEGARLYVGLVQEGAPMGYLDLGGGLAVDYDGSHTNYISSRNYNLDEYSADIVEAIMSILDEQQVPHPHIITESGRATVAYYSVLLFNVLDVSAVEEAQLPAELPEDTPEPVLNMREVYGNISLRNLQECYNDAIYYRDEMRKLFSTGRVNLRQRTLSERFFWAIIMRIAQEKVKLKTVPRDLQDIDVSLADIYYGNFSVFQSLPDSWAIDQLFPVMPVHRLNEFPSRQGIISDITCDSDGRIDHFIDPQGLKTTLDLHPLKDGEEYYLGVFLVGAYQETLGDLHNLMGDTNVVSIRVNPDGGYEYVREIRGDSVADILSYVEYDPRRILDDLRATAERAVRAGRLTPSDRFAVLQAFEDGLRGYTYFER, encoded by the coding sequence TTGGCAAAAAACCGCGCATTGCAGCAGTGGCGGGTGGAGGATTCCATCGAGCTGTACGGTATCCGCAACTGGGGGGCCGGCTTTTTTACTGTGTCCGACGAAGGGGACGTGGTCGTCTGCCCGCAGGGCCCCAAGGGACCGCAGATATCCATCCCGGAGGTCATCTCCGGCCTGCGTGAGCGCGGCTACGACATGCCCGTGCTGCTGCGCGTGGAAAACATCCTGGACTCCCGTATCGCCAGCCTGCACGAGTCCTTCCGCAAGGCCATCAAGAACCTGAACTATCAGGGCGAATACCGCGGCGTCTTCCCCATCAAGGTCAACCAGCAGCAGCAGGTGGTGGAAAAGATCGCCCAGTTCGGGGCCCGCTATCACCACGGCCTGGAAGTGGGCTCCAAGGCCGAGCTCATCGCCGCGGTCTCCCTGATGCGCGACACCGAGGCCTGCATCATCTGCAACGGCTACAAGGATGAGGAGTTCATCGACCTTGGCCTGCAGGCCCAGCGCCTGGGCCTCAACCTTTTCTTCGTGCTGGAGATGCCCGGCGAACTGGACGTGCTGCTCTCCCGCAGCCGTGAACTGGGCATCCGGCCCCACATCGGCGTGCGCGCCAAACTTTCGGTCAAGGCCAGCGGCCACTGGACCGACTCCGGCGGCGAGCGCTCCACCTTCGGCCTTTCCCCGGCCCAGATCGTGGACGTGGTGGACAAGCTCAAGGCCTGCGACATGCTGGACTGCTTCCGTCTGCTGCACTACCACCTGGGCTCGCAGGTCTCCAACATCCGCGACATCCGCACCGGCGTCATGGAAGGCGCACGCCTCTATGTGGGCCTGGTGCAGGAAGGCGCGCCCATGGGCTACCTTGACCTGGGCGGCGGTCTGGCCGTGGACTACGACGGCTCGCACACCAATTACATCTCGTCGCGCAATTACAATCTGGACGAATACAGCGCCGACATCGTGGAAGCCATCATGAGCATCCTCGACGAGCAGCAGGTGCCGCATCCGCACATCATCACCGAATCCGGCCGCGCCACCGTGGCCTACTATTCCGTGCTGCTGTTCAATGTGCTGGACGTGAGCGCCGTGGAAGAGGCCCAGCTGCCCGCCGAACTGCCCGAAGACACGCCCGAGCCCGTGCTGAACATGCGCGAGGTCTACGGCAACATCAGCCTGCGCAACCTGCAGGAATGCTACAACGACGCCATCTACTACCGTGACGAGATGCGCAAGCTCTTCTCCACGGGCCGGGTGAACCTGCGCCAGCGCACCCTTTCGGAGCGCTTCTTCTGGGCCATCATCATGCGCATCGCCCAGGAGAAGGTGAAACTCAAGACCGTGCCCCGCGACCTGCAGGACATCGACGTGAGCCTGGCCGACATCTACTACGGCAACTTCAGCGTCTTCCAGTCCCTGCCGGACAGCTGGGCCATCGACCAGCTCTTCCCGGTGATGCCGGTGCACCGCCTCAACGAGTTCCCCTCGCGCCAGGGCATCATCTCGGACATCACCTGCGACTCTGACGGCCGCATCGACCACTTCATCGACCCGCAGGGCCTCAAGACCACCCTGGACCTGCATCCCCTGAAGGACGGCGAGGAATACTACCTGGGCGTCTTCCTGGTGGGTGCCTATCAGGAGACCCTGGGCGACCTGCACAACCTCATGGGCGACACCAACGTGGTCTCCATCCGCGTCAATCCCGACGGCGGCTATGAGTACGTGCGCGAGATCCGCGGCGACTCCGTGGCCGACATCCTGAGCTATGTGGAATACGACCCCCGCCGCATCCTGGACGACCTGCGCGCCACGGCCGAACGCGCCGTGCGGGCCGGACGCCTGACGCCCAGCGACCGCTTTGCCGTGCTCCAGGCTTTTGAAGACGGCCTGCGCGGCTATACCTATTTTGAACGCTAG
- a CDS encoding efflux RND transporter periplasmic adaptor subunit, with protein MKHLVIFLLLLVPVLASCSGEKDGKGGRQAAPVHVMTVQPRDVPRVLGAVGNVRASASVGLTPRVTGEIEKVHFTEGQDVKEGDVLLTIDTRPFEATLREKQGQLAKSEAQLRKATNDAGRYGKLVGNGYVSREAYEQTATEAAALRATVQADKAAVESAALDLSYCTLRAPISGRVGGLKVDKGNMVRSSDTTPIVSIDTLSPIYVTFSVPERHLSLILDRMHAGPVEVDVTPTGGQAEKGLLTLVENSVDTTTGTIQLRATFANENRRLWPGQFVTVELPLGMARQALAIPSRAVQSGREEHYLYVAGADGKASYRKVDILFETGDTSVVEGALKAGERVIIDGIVRLAPDVPVEVLP; from the coding sequence ATGAAACATCTTGTCATCTTCCTGCTCCTGCTCGTCCCCGTGCTGGCCTCCTGCTCCGGCGAAAAGGACGGAAAGGGCGGCAGACAGGCCGCCCCCGTGCATGTGATGACGGTCCAGCCGCGGGACGTGCCGCGCGTGCTCGGCGCCGTGGGCAATGTCAGGGCTTCCGCCAGTGTGGGGCTCACCCCCCGCGTGACCGGAGAGATAGAAAAGGTGCACTTTACGGAAGGGCAGGACGTGAAGGAAGGCGATGTGCTGCTGACCATCGATACCCGCCCCTTTGAAGCCACCCTGCGCGAGAAGCAGGGCCAGCTGGCCAAGTCCGAGGCCCAGCTGCGCAAGGCCACCAATGACGCGGGCCGCTACGGCAAACTGGTGGGCAACGGCTATGTGAGCCGCGAAGCCTACGAACAGACCGCCACCGAGGCCGCGGCCCTGCGCGCCACCGTGCAGGCCGACAAGGCCGCGGTGGAAAGCGCCGCCCTGGATCTTTCCTACTGCACCTTGCGGGCCCCCATCAGCGGCCGCGTGGGCGGGCTCAAGGTAGACAAGGGCAATATGGTGCGCAGCTCCGATACCACGCCCATCGTCAGCATCGACACCCTTTCCCCCATCTATGTGACGTTCTCGGTGCCGGAACGGCATCTTTCGCTGATCCTCGACCGCATGCACGCCGGGCCGGTGGAAGTGGACGTGACCCCCACGGGCGGGCAGGCCGAGAAGGGCCTGCTGACCCTGGTGGAAAACAGCGTGGATACCACCACCGGCACCATCCAGCTGCGTGCCACCTTCGCCAACGAGAACCGCCGCCTCTGGCCCGGCCAGTTCGTGACCGTGGAACTGCCGCTGGGCATGGCGCGCCAGGCCCTGGCCATCCCCAGCCGGGCGGTGCAGAGCGGGCGCGAGGAACATTACCTCTATGTGGCCGGTGCTGACGGCAAGGCCTCCTACCGCAAGGTGGACATCCTTTTCGAGACCGGTGACACCAGCGTGGTGGAAGGCGCGCTCAAGGCCGGGGAAAGGGTCATCATCGACGGCATCGTGCGTCTGGCCCCCGATGTGCCGGTGGAGGTGCTGCCCTAG
- a CDS encoding YigZ family protein translates to MSRFPVPAADAASPFQTEIIIRRSRFLTHCAHTPGMEAARAFVEQIRTRHADATHNCWAFVAGPPGHSGQVGFSDDGEPHGTAGRPMLQVLLHCGVGEITMVVTRWFGGVKLGTGGLVRAYQDSVRENLAALPLAEKVPTVELDVQLDYAHLDRLHRLLPAFEARVSAEAYDQAARVRIRLPEALRGPFEEALAGRTDGRARCTPAGDA, encoded by the coding sequence ATGAGCCGCTTTCCCGTCCCTGCCGCCGATGCCGCGTCCCCGTTCCAGACCGAGATCATCATCCGGCGCAGCCGCTTTTTGACCCATTGCGCGCATACGCCAGGCATGGAGGCCGCCCGCGCCTTCGTGGAGCAGATCCGCACCCGGCACGCCGACGCCACCCACAATTGCTGGGCCTTCGTGGCCGGGCCTCCGGGGCACAGCGGACAGGTGGGCTTTTCGGATGACGGCGAACCGCACGGCACGGCCGGACGCCCCATGCTGCAGGTGCTGCTGCATTGCGGCGTGGGCGAGATCACCATGGTGGTCACGCGCTGGTTCGGCGGCGTCAAACTGGGCACCGGCGGCCTGGTGCGGGCCTATCAGGACTCGGTGCGCGAAAACCTGGCCGCCCTGCCGCTGGCGGAAAAAGTGCCCACCGTGGAGCTGGACGTGCAGCTGGACTATGCCCATCTGGACCGCCTGCACCGCCTGCTGCCCGCCTTCGAGGCCCGCGTCAGCGCCGAGGCCTATGACCAGGCCGCCCGGGTGCGCATCCGTCTGCCCGAGGCCCTGCGCGGCCCCTTTGAGGAAGCCCTTGCCGGCCGCACCGACGGCCGCGCCCGCTGTACGCCGGCCGGGGACGCGTGA
- a CDS encoding cupin domain-containing protein has protein sequence MTVIQSHVHALSAQEIIRHYDLMPHVEGGHYRRVWCSTQDLQPESLPCGICGSRPCSTSILYLLQAGERSRLHRIRQDELWHFHLGGPLRLYCLTPDGRELDRVLGADILAGQHLLLPMPGGCWFGAEPCPGTAFSLVSCTVAPGFDFRDFELARAACLVRRYPFARERIEHFCRLPDGCPAPGEGGQA, from the coding sequence ATGACAGTGATCCAATCCCATGTACACGCCCTTTCGGCCCAGGAGATCATCCGGCACTACGACCTGATGCCCCATGTGGAAGGCGGCCATTACCGGCGCGTCTGGTGCAGCACGCAGGACCTGCAGCCGGAAAGCCTCCCCTGCGGCATCTGCGGCAGCCGTCCGTGCAGCACGAGCATCCTGTATCTGCTGCAGGCGGGCGAGCGCTCCCGCCTGCACCGCATACGGCAGGATGAATTGTGGCATTTCCATCTGGGCGGGCCCCTGCGCCTCTATTGCCTGACGCCCGACGGCCGGGAACTGGACCGGGTGCTGGGGGCCGACATCCTGGCCGGGCAGCATCTGCTGCTGCCCATGCCCGGCGGCTGCTGGTTCGGCGCCGAGCCCTGCCCGGGGACGGCCTTTTCCCTGGTCTCCTGCACGGTGGCGCCGGGCTTCGACTTTCGTGATTTCGAGCTGGCCCGGGCGGCCTGTCTGGTACGCCGCTACCCCTTTGCCAGGGAGCGCATCGAACATTTCTGCCGGCTGCCTGACGGCTGTCCCGCGCCCGGGGAAGGCGGGCAGGCATGA
- a CDS encoding rubrerythrin family protein, whose protein sequence is MSKTLENLMAAFAGESQANRKYLAYAQAADKEGLSGVAKVFRAAAAAETIHAHTHLKNAGKIGDTAANLQDAIGGETYEFTKMYPEMIKEAEAEGQTAVAKYMEMVNKVEEVHANLYKKAAADNHAFDNVDFYVCKVCGYTHEGPCDSCPVCGAKAAAFIKVDDVCCLNK, encoded by the coding sequence ATGAGCAAGACCCTTGAAAATCTGATGGCTGCTTTCGCCGGCGAATCCCAGGCCAACCGCAAATACCTCGCCTATGCCCAGGCTGCCGACAAGGAAGGTCTGTCCGGTGTGGCCAAGGTGTTCCGCGCCGCTGCCGCTGCCGAGACCATCCATGCCCACACCCACCTGAAGAACGCCGGCAAGATCGGTGACACCGCTGCCAACCTGCAGGACGCCATCGGTGGTGAGACCTACGAATTCACCAAGATGTATCCTGAAATGATCAAGGAAGCCGAGGCCGAAGGCCAGACCGCCGTGGCCAAGTACATGGAAATGGTGAACAAGGTGGAAGAAGTGCACGCCAACCTGTACAAGAAGGCCGCCGCTGACAACCACGCGTTCGACAACGTGGACTTCTATGTCTGCAAGGTCTGTGGCTACACCCACGAAGGCCCCTGTGATAGCTGCCCCGTGTGCGGCGCCAAGGCCGCTGCCTTCATCAAGGTGGACGATGTCTGCTGCCTGAACAAGTAA
- a CDS encoding sigma-54 dependent transcriptional regulator, protein MNLNSCRHYLEGCPPVLIMTAYSTTETAIEATRLGAFDYVLKPFDIPQVLELLQRALAAGESRRRHEARSAEEVLGEEDDIRLVGHTPPMQELYKAIGRVAPTDALVLIRGESGTGKELVANAIWRYSPRSRRPFSVINCVAIPDTLLESELFGYERGAFTGAQHRRIGRIEQAAGGTIFLDEIGDMPPGIQAKLLRLLQEKQIQRLGGHDSIDVDVRIIAATNANLEQAVADGRFREDLYYRLKVVTLWTPPLRERREDIPALAAFLLHRQAAGLHRPDPGLEEEALRYLAGLDWPGNVRELSNALQKALVFNSGAPVSIRDLQLVLDSPAGHPPAAGPGPNGNGDAAPAPGMRRAPAGMTGNAIPERESPGADTAAPVPAAPAAGHSDGQRSLDDIVTACLRSGDPSPFDTCMDIMGRAVVREALRQCGGNRSQAARLLGLSRPTLLARMEKYGLKIETRISDE, encoded by the coding sequence CGACTACGTGCTCAAGCCCTTCGACATCCCGCAGGTGCTGGAGCTGCTGCAACGGGCCCTGGCCGCGGGCGAGAGCCGGCGCCGCCACGAGGCCCGGTCCGCCGAAGAGGTGCTGGGCGAGGAGGACGACATCCGCCTGGTGGGCCACACGCCCCCCATGCAGGAACTGTACAAGGCCATCGGCCGCGTGGCGCCCACCGATGCCCTGGTGCTGATCCGGGGCGAATCCGGCACGGGCAAGGAACTGGTGGCCAATGCCATCTGGCGCTACAGCCCGCGCTCCCGCCGCCCGTTCTCGGTCATCAACTGCGTGGCCATCCCCGACACCCTGCTGGAGAGCGAGCTTTTCGGCTATGAGCGCGGGGCCTTCACCGGCGCGCAGCACCGCCGTATCGGCCGCATCGAGCAGGCCGCGGGCGGCACCATCTTCCTGGACGAGATCGGCGACATGCCGCCGGGCATCCAGGCCAAACTGCTGCGCCTGCTGCAGGAAAAGCAGATCCAGCGCCTGGGCGGGCACGACTCCATCGACGTGGACGTGCGCATCATCGCCGCCACCAACGCCAACCTGGAACAGGCCGTGGCCGACGGGCGCTTCCGCGAGGACCTGTATTACCGCCTCAAGGTGGTGACCCTCTGGACCCCGCCGCTGCGCGAACGCCGTGAGGACATCCCGGCCCTGGCGGCCTTTTTGCTGCACCGGCAGGCCGCCGGGCTGCACCGGCCCGACCCCGGTCTGGAAGAAGAGGCCCTGCGCTATCTGGCCGGTCTGGACTGGCCCGGCAACGTGCGCGAGCTTTCCAATGCCCTGCAGAAGGCCCTGGTCTTCAACAGCGGCGCCCCGGTGAGCATCCGTGACTTGCAGCTGGTGCTGGACTCCCCGGCAGGGCACCCCCCCGCCGCGGGCCCCGGCCCCAACGGCAACGGCGATGCCGCTCCTGCCCCGGGCATGCGCCGCGCCCCCGCCGGCATGACCGGGAACGCCATCCCCGAAAGGGAAAGCCCCGGTGCGGACACCGCTGCCCCCGTCCCTGCCGCTCCCGCCGCAGGCCACAGCGACGGGCAGCGCAGCCTGGACGACATCGTCACGGCCTGCCTCCGGTCCGGCGATCCCTCGCCCTTCGACACCTGCATGGACATCATGGGCAGGGCCGTGGTGCGCGAGGCCCTGCGCCAGTGCGGGGGCAACCGCTCGCAGGCCGCCCGCCTGCTGGGCCTTTCCCGCCCCACCCTGCTGGCCCGCATGGAAAAATACGGCCTGAAGATCGAGACCCGCATCAGCGACGAATGA